Proteins from one Paenibacillus amylolyticus genomic window:
- a CDS encoding VOC family protein, whose translation MRIEHIAMYVHDLELNKQFYMKYFSAQANKLYYNPRTGLKTYFLTFETGARLELMNRPELTERTPGLMQTGLIHLAFSVGSKDRVDSLTLELSNAGYSVNGGPRTTGDGYYESSILGPENIQIEITI comes from the coding sequence ATGAGAATTGAACACATTGCAATGTATGTACATGACTTGGAGCTAAATAAACAATTTTACATGAAGTATTTCAGTGCTCAAGCAAACAAACTATATTATAACCCTCGTACAGGATTGAAAACGTATTTTCTAACTTTTGAGACTGGAGCAAGATTAGAACTTATGAATCGTCCAGAATTAACTGAGAGAACTCCTGGACTAATGCAAACCGGCTTGATTCATCTAGCCTTTAGTGTAGGAAGTAAGGATCGGGTGGACAGTTTAACATTAGAACTTTCGAATGCAGGATATTCCGTTAACGGAGGTCCTCGAACAACAGGTGATGGATATTATGAGAGTAGTATTCTAGGGCCAGAAAACATTCAAATTGAAATTACAATATGA
- a CDS encoding MFS transporter, which yields MDRKRTILIGIMVLGMAFAEGAANDWLPLIMVDGYGLNASTGSVIYGLFVGAMTLGRFSGGWILGRYGRIKVLMGCALSAVMGLSLVIWSQHYLLAAIGVILWGLGASLGFPVGLSAAGDKPEGAAARVGAVATSGYIASLVGPPGLGFLGEHFGLLNAMIAVLGAVIISACLTKSAKPQTEFFKIEKK from the coding sequence ATGGACAGAAAAAGAACTATACTTATTGGGATTATGGTTTTAGGCATGGCGTTTGCTGAAGGTGCCGCAAATGATTGGCTACCATTAATTATGGTAGATGGTTATGGTCTTAATGCGTCTACAGGATCTGTTATCTATGGTTTATTTGTTGGCGCTATGACGCTAGGTCGTTTTTCTGGCGGATGGATATTGGGTCGTTACGGAAGGATAAAGGTTTTAATGGGATGTGCTTTATCAGCAGTGATGGGACTAAGTCTCGTAATTTGGAGTCAACATTATTTATTAGCAGCTATTGGTGTAATTCTGTGGGGACTTGGTGCCTCGTTAGGATTCCCGGTAGGCCTGTCTGCTGCTGGAGATAAGCCAGAAGGTGCAGCAGCTAGAGTCGGGGCTGTCGCTACGTCAGGATATATAGCATCATTGGTAGGACCACCAGGTCTTGGCTTCCTAGGAGAACACTTTGGTTTATTGAATGCAATGATTGCAGTGCTGGGGGCTGTCATTATCTCGGCATGCCTAACAAAGTCAGCTAAACCACAAACAGAGTTTTTTAAAATAGAAAAGAAGTAA
- a CDS encoding MFS transporter produces MKFQEQQHIRNILFILFALPGLSFSSWVARTPAIRDQLNLSTAEMGIIIFALATGSLVGLLSSGSIIARKGARLVIVVSSFLIVVGFLIIGLGTMTTTTSIVMIGLFIFGCGFGAAEVGLNMEGSAVEKTLDKILLPALHGFFSVGTLLGAIIGVSAEVLELPVIVHFSILAVLISVILLSCFRYLPKTTGMETNYVSTDNGVVGRKIKVWTEKELYLLGLWF; encoded by the coding sequence ATGAAATTTCAGGAGCAGCAACACATTCGTAATATTCTTTTTATACTTTTCGCGTTACCAGGACTTTCATTTTCTTCTTGGGTTGCTCGAACGCCTGCTATTCGAGATCAGTTAAACTTATCAACTGCAGAAATGGGAATTATCATTTTTGCTCTAGCCACAGGTTCACTTGTAGGCTTGTTATCATCCGGTTCTATCATCGCTCGAAAAGGAGCGCGTTTAGTAATCGTAGTTAGTTCATTTCTAATTGTGGTCGGGTTCTTAATCATTGGTCTAGGTACAATGACAACTACTACAAGTATCGTTATGATAGGGTTATTTATTTTTGGTTGCGGATTTGGTGCAGCTGAAGTTGGCCTCAATATGGAAGGTTCAGCAGTAGAAAAGACATTAGATAAAATTCTTCTACCAGCCCTACATGGATTCTTTAGTGTGGGTACACTCCTTGGAGCTATTATTGGAGTAAGCGCTGAAGTACTTGAATTGCCTGTTATTGTCCATTTTTCTATACTTGCAGTATTGATATCCGTTATTCTCTTAAGTTGCTTTCGTTACCTACCCAAAACTACGGGGATGGAAACTAATTATGTAAGTACTGATAACGGTGTGGTTGGAAGAAAAATTAAGGTATGGACAGAAAAAGAACTATACTTATTGGGATTATGGTTTTAG
- a CDS encoding glycoside hydrolase family 43 protein, giving the protein MKTFRNPVLPGFHPDPSAIRVGEDYYLVTSSFEYFPGVPLFHSKDLVHWQQLGHVLDRASQLNLDGIMPSRGIWAPTIRYHKGTFYMITTFVDNEKKEHNFYVTTTDPSGDWSDPIWLDDAPGIDPSLFFDEDGRAYYTGNRIPPEGQEYPKHMDIWLQEIDLEQGKLIGEKVSIWQGALKVAHAQEGPHIYKKDDWYYLLIAEGGTGHTHAVTIARSRNITGPYEGHRSNPILTHRHLGRAYPIVNVGHAELIETQQGEWWLLCLASRTAGGYYRNLGRETFMAPVQWEQEWPVVSPGVGRLELETKSPNLPEVRWPSAPIRDDFDESSLSPIWNFLRTPRGEFWSLTERPGHLRLRLKQEQLSEQSNPAFVGRRQQHLMFNASTHMEFNPQNEGETAGLTLFHNQNYHFRMELALEQGKPVIRLVERQAGVDKFLISHPWSDHHIQLRVVGLEQEYSFYYRANEYVSWSVLFEKADGRLLSTDRAGGFTGTYIGLYGSKQAKLDLNEALNQDGNHHHNLSYVDFDWFDYKEIAKQ; this is encoded by the coding sequence GTGAAAACATTTCGCAACCCCGTGTTGCCTGGATTCCATCCAGATCCGTCGGCCATTCGTGTAGGAGAAGACTATTATCTCGTTACGTCCAGTTTCGAATACTTTCCCGGCGTACCGTTATTCCACAGTAAAGATCTGGTTCATTGGCAACAGCTAGGTCATGTTCTTGACCGTGCTTCACAGCTTAATTTGGATGGGATCATGCCTTCTCGGGGCATTTGGGCTCCAACCATTCGGTATCATAAGGGCACATTCTATATGATTACTACCTTCGTTGATAACGAAAAGAAGGAACATAACTTCTATGTAACCACTACTGATCCGTCAGGTGATTGGTCTGATCCCATCTGGTTGGACGATGCTCCAGGTATTGATCCATCGTTATTTTTCGACGAAGACGGCAGAGCATACTATACGGGAAACCGTATCCCGCCTGAAGGTCAGGAATACCCGAAACATATGGATATCTGGCTTCAAGAGATCGATCTGGAGCAGGGTAAGCTAATTGGTGAGAAAGTGAGTATATGGCAGGGTGCACTTAAGGTGGCTCACGCTCAAGAAGGACCGCATATCTATAAGAAGGATGATTGGTATTACTTGTTAATTGCGGAGGGAGGAACTGGGCATACGCATGCCGTGACCATCGCGCGAAGCCGTAACATCACAGGGCCTTATGAAGGGCATCGCTCCAATCCAATTTTGACGCATCGACATCTTGGAAGAGCGTATCCGATTGTTAATGTAGGTCATGCGGAATTGATTGAAACACAACAAGGTGAGTGGTGGTTACTATGTCTTGCATCCAGAACAGCCGGAGGATACTACCGAAACTTGGGTCGGGAGACATTCATGGCACCCGTACAATGGGAACAGGAGTGGCCTGTTGTTAGTCCAGGGGTGGGCAGATTGGAGCTAGAAACGAAATCACCTAACCTGCCAGAAGTGCGGTGGCCAAGTGCACCGATACGGGACGATTTCGACGAGAGCTCTCTATCTCCAATATGGAATTTCCTGAGAACGCCGCGCGGAGAATTTTGGAGTTTGACAGAACGACCTGGGCATTTGCGCCTGCGTTTGAAACAGGAGCAGCTGTCAGAACAGAGCAATCCTGCTTTTGTTGGTCGGCGACAGCAGCACCTGATGTTCAATGCATCCACACACATGGAGTTTAATCCACAAAATGAGGGTGAAACCGCAGGTCTGACCTTATTTCACAACCAAAATTACCACTTTCGAATGGAGCTAGCATTAGAGCAAGGAAAGCCTGTTATTCGCCTTGTGGAGAGGCAGGCAGGAGTAGATAAATTTCTGATCTCACATCCATGGAGCGATCATCATATTCAATTGAGGGTTGTTGGACTTGAGCAGGAGTACAGCTTTTATTATCGTGCCAATGAGTACGTCTCGTGGAGCGTGTTATTTGAAAAAGCCGATGGTCGATTGCTTAGTACTGATCGTGCTGGTGGTTTTACTGGAACCTACATTGGTCTGTATGGAAGTAAGCAAGCCAAACTAGATTTAAATGAAGCGTTAAATCAAGATGGCAACCATCATCATAATCTTTCATATGTTGATTTTGATTGGTTTGACTATAAAGAAATTGCAAAACAGTAG
- a CDS encoding pectinesterase family protein: MLIYGDSASTLDSSGNALGTSGSYSFRVQTNDFTAEHLTIQNDAGDNAGQAVALFARGDRLVFRDVSLKGWQDTLYVNDGRQYYVDSYIEGDVDFIFGNATALFENSVINSLSNGYVTAASTAEEKSGYVFLNSHITGNSSLAGTIPLGRPWRPYANVVYINSYMDNHISASGWNNWSNPDNERTARFAEFASYGPGANPKARLNWTTQLTTEEAEKYLPAQLFAGADNWNPAAELSLVQES; encoded by the coding sequence GTGCTGATCTACGGTGATTCTGCCAGCACATTGGATTCATCCGGCAATGCACTCGGTACCTCAGGTAGCTATAGCTTCCGAGTGCAGACAAACGATTTTACAGCTGAGCATCTGACAATACAAAATGATGCAGGCGATAATGCAGGTCAAGCGGTTGCTCTGTTCGCTCGTGGTGATCGTCTGGTATTCCGGGACGTTAGCTTGAAGGGGTGGCAGGACACGCTCTATGTGAATGATGGAAGGCAATATTATGTGGACAGTTATATTGAAGGTGATGTCGACTTTATCTTTGGCAATGCAACGGCATTGTTTGAGAACAGCGTCATAAACAGTTTAAGCAATGGTTACGTTACTGCAGCATCCACTGCGGAAGAGAAGTCTGGTTATGTCTTCCTGAATAGCCACATTACTGGCAATTCTAGTCTAGCTGGAACTATACCTCTTGGCAGACCGTGGAGACCTTATGCCAATGTAGTCTATATCAACAGCTATATGGATAATCACATTAGTGCATCTGGATGGAATAACTGGAGTAACCCGGATAATGAACGTACAGCACGTTTTGCCGAATTTGCCAGTTACGGGCCTGGAGCGAATCCCAAAGCACGTTTGAACTGGACGACTCAGTTGACGACGGAAGAGGCAGAGAAATATTTGCCTGCCCAACTCTTTGCCGGAGCGGATAATTGGAATCCGGCCGCAGAACTTTCACTCGTGCAAGAGAGCTGA
- a CDS encoding pectinesterase family protein translates to MVCYRFTIIPGRRNGLHRIGADASKPDDEVDKLNTSVFSNASVQELPADFPTAPTELVAEPDLKSIQLQWDEVQSADSYSMYRADIPGGPYTLQQEGITTTSYTDPNLTVGKTYYYAVKASNDHGTSFYSNEASAAAEGEPETIYYMNDDFEDIEINTTPASYTVLPDPQTNDLKVVVTQIPTGTTGNASAKALMLYDNGAGIAQFARSFPPQRGSFVFEADIMSQGWPGTSTVLQLQNGTGSRAALSIELRKPSAPVAEDQYTLIYKKDGKDHKLMDAPVNNQWYNFKIVGNVASQKADIYVDDVRVADDVPFQADVTADGVARMFARTPGTGKGTLFYDNVKLYVEPVSSPKGLRTEPGNGMVRLHWEEADGASTYNVKRSIQSANDYELIASELTETTYIDEEVTNGTAYTYVVTAVGPLGESSNSNTSSVTPSEDAVRPDMPENLMAVARNAQADLTWDEVVAANYYTVKRSLQAEGPYTTVSSRAAVPTFRDGGLDNGTTYYYVVSATGIGGEGEDSSPVAVTPTMALSTPQVTVESLPESVSITWKAIEGASTYVIKRAMSVTGTYDVIADQESGTSYVDTGLLNGKPYYYKVTALAQGTRSLDSSAVGTRPAVDDGRPQAPSEIRAEPGESTITLTWQEAEEAEEYAVKRSESPEGPFVTVASNVNDTSFSDTQLINGTAYYYVITGLNEFGESMSSAPISEIPAPVLTVSSDGSAQYEQVQEAIHAVPDNSTLPTIIRIKDGIYREKLDVPSSKNICESLEKAGRALC, encoded by the coding sequence TTGGTTTGTTATCGATTCACAATCATTCCCGGCAGACGAAACGGTCTACATCGGATTGGCGCCGATGCTTCCAAACCGGATGATGAAGTTGATAAGCTCAATACGTCTGTTTTCTCCAATGCATCCGTTCAGGAGTTGCCTGCTGATTTCCCGACAGCACCTACTGAACTTGTAGCTGAGCCGGATCTCAAGTCCATTCAGTTACAATGGGATGAAGTGCAAAGTGCAGACTCTTATTCAATGTATAGAGCAGATATACCTGGCGGGCCATACACGTTGCAGCAAGAGGGAATTACGACCACCAGCTACACAGATCCCAATCTTACTGTAGGTAAAACCTATTATTACGCAGTGAAGGCTTCGAATGATCATGGCACAAGCTTCTACTCCAATGAGGCTAGTGCAGCAGCGGAAGGAGAGCCCGAGACCATCTATTACATGAATGATGACTTTGAGGATATCGAGATCAATACGACACCAGCAAGTTATACTGTACTCCCTGATCCACAGACGAACGATCTTAAAGTTGTTGTTACCCAGATTCCCACAGGAACAACAGGAAACGCGTCTGCTAAAGCGCTCATGCTATATGACAATGGGGCTGGGATCGCCCAATTCGCAAGATCATTTCCACCACAACGGGGAAGTTTTGTATTTGAGGCTGATATCATGTCTCAAGGCTGGCCTGGCACATCAACCGTTCTGCAATTGCAAAATGGCACCGGCAGTCGTGCTGCACTCTCCATCGAGCTACGCAAACCTTCTGCTCCGGTAGCGGAGGATCAGTATACGCTAATATACAAAAAAGACGGCAAAGATCACAAATTAATGGATGCACCGGTCAATAATCAATGGTACAACTTCAAGATTGTTGGCAATGTAGCCTCGCAAAAAGCGGATATATACGTTGATGATGTGCGCGTCGCAGATGATGTACCGTTCCAGGCTGATGTGACTGCCGATGGTGTTGCACGAATGTTTGCCAGAACACCAGGTACGGGTAAAGGCACGTTGTTCTATGACAATGTCAAACTTTATGTTGAACCGGTTAGTTCTCCTAAAGGGCTTCGTACCGAACCAGGCAATGGTATGGTGAGATTACACTGGGAGGAAGCGGACGGGGCTTCTACGTACAATGTAAAGCGTAGTATTCAGTCCGCAAACGACTATGAGTTGATTGCTTCTGAGTTAACTGAGACAACTTACATTGACGAAGAGGTCACCAATGGAACGGCTTACACATATGTCGTCACGGCCGTTGGTCCATTGGGCGAGAGCAGTAATTCCAACACGTCTTCAGTGACACCCTCGGAGGATGCTGTAAGACCAGATATGCCTGAGAATCTGATGGCTGTTGCGAGAAACGCACAAGCAGATTTAACGTGGGATGAAGTCGTAGCAGCTAACTACTACACTGTAAAACGTAGTTTGCAGGCTGAAGGCCCGTATACAACTGTGTCGTCTCGTGCAGCTGTTCCTACGTTTCGGGATGGAGGACTGGATAACGGAACGACCTACTATTACGTCGTATCTGCGACTGGTATTGGAGGAGAGGGAGAAGATTCTTCCCCTGTTGCTGTAACGCCGACGATGGCTTTATCTACTCCCCAAGTCACAGTAGAGTCTCTTCCTGAATCCGTTTCTATCACGTGGAAAGCGATAGAAGGAGCTTCGACTTATGTGATCAAGCGTGCAATGTCTGTGACTGGAACTTATGATGTCATTGCTGATCAGGAATCAGGAACTTCCTATGTGGATACAGGACTCTTAAACGGTAAGCCCTATTATTACAAAGTGACCGCACTGGCTCAAGGTACACGAAGCCTTGACTCCTCAGCCGTTGGTACACGGCCGGCAGTGGATGATGGTAGACCTCAAGCTCCATCAGAGATTCGTGCTGAACCAGGTGAAAGTACAATCACTCTTACTTGGCAAGAAGCCGAGGAGGCTGAGGAATATGCAGTGAAACGAAGTGAATCACCCGAAGGGCCATTCGTTACTGTAGCTTCAAATGTAAATGATACTTCGTTCTCTGATACGCAGTTAATTAATGGTACTGCCTATTATTATGTCATTACGGGATTGAATGAATTTGGGGAGAGTATGTCGTCCGCTCCAATATCTGAAATTCCTGCACCAGTTCTAACCGTGTCATCTGATGGAAGTGCACAATATGAACAGGTTCAGGAAGCTATACATGCTGTTCCGGACAATAGCACGCTTCCTACCATCATACGAATTAAGGACGGAATTTACCGTGAGAAGCTGGACGTACCGTCCAGCAAAAACATCTGCGAATCATTGGAGAAAGCCGGGAGGGCACTGTGCTGA
- a CDS encoding Ig-like domain-containing protein gives MVSFVLVVAMLFSLLPGMVAAEDEATPLLPAFPGAEGGGKYVTGGRGGSVYEVTTLADSGPGSLRDAVSQSDTTVVFRLGGTIHLESPLAITGSNITIAGQTAPGEGITVSDYWTTFQADNIIVRHMRFRLGDKHSSEDDVFGGRYHKNIMIDHSSFTWSVDEVLSMYANENTTVQWSVIAESMLMTTHQKGRHGYAGIWGGNNTSFHHNIIAHNVSRNPRFAGSPGFNTESYNNIVYNWGFFSAYGGEEGNYNLMNNYYKYGPNTYRNARDQIFLDVAPDTRLHVSGNVVDSYPDVTADNWLGVGELANPDSKLLAPVQMANPTSMDDAETAYEQVLAKAGAILPRRDAIDARIVNDVKNRTGQHINSQKEVGGYLEFEETASALVDSDHDGMPDEWEISMGLDPNDPADRNEIHESGYTYLEVYLNSIAGNGSMNPTVTIQSPANHTSQEEGASVEITASASDVDGSIAKVEFYQNDVRLGKLIQHLTRLHGKMCRMARIISLLERLMTQVLQRSLTMSRCMFTSRTVFSRGHPSILENQVSRVIPN, from the coding sequence ATGGTATCATTCGTATTGGTCGTTGCGATGTTATTCAGTTTGCTACCAGGTATGGTTGCTGCAGAAGATGAAGCTACTCCATTATTGCCCGCATTTCCCGGTGCTGAAGGCGGCGGTAAGTACGTGACAGGTGGTAGGGGAGGGTCAGTGTATGAAGTGACCACCCTCGCCGATTCCGGCCCTGGATCACTTCGAGATGCTGTTAGTCAGAGTGATACCACCGTAGTATTCAGATTGGGAGGAACGATTCATCTGGAATCCCCTCTGGCGATTACCGGTTCTAATATCACGATCGCTGGACAGACAGCTCCAGGAGAAGGAATCACTGTATCCGATTATTGGACCACATTCCAAGCGGACAACATTATCGTCAGGCATATGCGCTTTCGGCTTGGGGATAAGCACTCTAGTGAGGATGACGTATTTGGTGGACGATACCACAAAAACATTATGATCGACCACTCGTCGTTTACCTGGTCAGTTGACGAAGTGTTAAGTATGTACGCCAATGAAAATACAACTGTGCAGTGGTCGGTTATCGCGGAGAGCATGCTAATGACTACACATCAGAAGGGGAGACATGGATATGCAGGCATATGGGGCGGCAACAACACCTCCTTTCATCACAATATCATTGCTCACAATGTGAGCCGCAATCCGAGATTTGCAGGCTCTCCTGGCTTTAATACCGAGTCCTACAACAATATTGTCTATAATTGGGGGTTCTTCTCTGCTTATGGGGGTGAGGAAGGCAATTATAATCTTATGAATAACTACTATAAATACGGACCGAATACGTATCGAAATGCCAGGGATCAGATTTTCCTTGATGTTGCACCTGATACACGATTACATGTGAGTGGCAATGTCGTGGACAGTTATCCCGATGTTACAGCGGACAACTGGTTAGGTGTGGGAGAACTTGCGAATCCAGATTCCAAACTACTCGCTCCTGTGCAGATGGCTAATCCCACATCCATGGACGATGCAGAAACAGCCTATGAGCAAGTTCTTGCAAAAGCAGGTGCAATTCTGCCTAGACGAGACGCCATAGATGCCCGAATCGTAAATGACGTGAAGAATCGTACCGGGCAACATATTAATTCACAAAAGGAAGTCGGGGGTTACCTAGAGTTCGAAGAGACGGCTTCAGCTCTGGTTGATTCTGATCATGACGGTATGCCTGACGAATGGGAGATCAGTATGGGACTCGATCCTAACGATCCTGCTGACCGCAATGAGATTCATGAATCAGGTTACACCTATCTCGAAGTATATTTGAACAGTATTGCTGGCAATGGATCTATGAATCCTACAGTTACAATTCAATCCCCTGCGAACCATACCAGTCAGGAGGAGGGGGCTTCCGTTGAGATCACTGCTTCCGCATCTGATGTAGACGGAAGCATAGCCAAAGTGGAATTTTATCAAAATGATGTGAGGTTGGGGAAGCTGATACAGCACCTTACACGTTTACATGGGAAAATGTGCAGGATGGCACGCATTATCTCACTGCTCGAGCGATTGATGACTCAGGTACTTCAACGCAGTCTAACAATGTCACGGTGCATGTTCACAAGCAGAACAGTATTTTCCCGTGGTCATCCATCGATATTGGAGAACCAGGTATCGCGGGTCATACCCAATTAG